ATTCTGCGGGAGTATCCACGCCTCGAGCCGGAGGACATCCGGGCTGCCCTCGCCTATGCCGCCGAGGTCCTCGCCGACGAGGATGTCTTCGCCCTGACGCCCGCTTAGGCTCCCGCTCATGGATTTCGTCGTGGATGAGTCCACCGGCACGGCCGTGGCTGAGTTCCTCCGCGGCCTCGGGCACGACGTCCTCAACATCGTTGAGTCCCTGCCTCAGGCGGATGACCCGGACATACTGAAGCTGGCTGCGGCAGAGAAGCGGATCGTCGTGACGAACGACAAGGATTTCGGGGAACTGGTGTTTCGCAGCGGGAGGCCTCACCGTGGCGTGATCCTGCTCCGCCTGCGCGACGAGAGCGCCGAGAACCGAGTGCGGGTGGTTGCATCC
The nucleotide sequence above comes from Planctomycetota bacterium. Encoded proteins:
- a CDS encoding DUF5615 family PIN-like protein, with amino-acid sequence MDFVVDESTGTAVAEFLRGLGHDVLNIVESLPQADDPDILKLAAAEKRIVVTNDKDFGELVFRSGRPHRGVILLRLRDESAENRVRVVASVLERWANRLSDSFTVATEGKVRIRPMRGRGFSRASPRRRIP